The following are encoded together in the Theileria orientalis strain Shintoku DNA, chromosome 1, complete genome genome:
- a CDS encoding uncharacterized protein (histidine acid phosphatase family protein) produces MKFTLGVCAMESKVESSPMKSILKHLEDSGDFIIIIFPEEMILNEPITKWPVVECLISFYSVKFPQEKAIEYVKLVKPIILNDLEKQRILRSRINVYRELQACRIPHPNYLLVDHEMVKKGLHTFEEHYDYIVYNNVRLNKPFIEKPIDSDDHNNWIYYPSNTGGGCKKLFRKIHDRSSKYCPEIHNVRRNGTYIYEEFMLTFGTDIKVYAVGSMFAHAEARKSPTLDGKVKRYSDGKEYRYPVILTSEEKTIAYRIVDHFKQTVCGFDILRTFDGPYVCDVNGWSFVKRNKKYHIDCSQIIRAIFLLKLQSKYNILIDGVLQNKPTGYKPVGAESGLLSEGAIETNTYEKLEASEASDGAVDESGAKGPGRMQSRPRDQEKSIKNKSHEELCSVIVVMRHADRRPKNKLKFFTQQKEILNYFKGNESEVKLKSTEELIKLNQLNDQIIEELEEPNRAATTCVAALNRANSNAAGLNELLVELNYHKEFQRMLRKGYEFSGINRKVQLKAVYKPKSVMDMDKSGTREGTESASGEGIFVGTTKVGGSTGRETPVRQLEKVLVVAKWGGDLTDVGKSQAEDLGRRLRQTLYPADSSALIRLHSTYRHDFKIFSSDEGRCQITGAAFTKGILDLEGELTPILVAMTIRNKKAYQLLNETVVVEERSKCRYKLDELITHHGTPEYDEILQELSENERYYYSKALEDADFSQDDLVNLSNLIRYYINTIHREETMWSSLYSVDDYAFHIVNKLSSLQTRWTQLLLKFHRPSFGGFGRVKSGGFYKSHRGLNRVNSSLLERIYGDISGLELDSLYGANTLDPSCAKNIAASTRDDRGADAGRGVSRVSRTRHGTDAGIRGVAGDNGATKTQRAGHATIELRGNGSNRNDNPANGGTRDGTAENMKEASFQSGTNYSTGIHGGNKEHGTVGNNTGGMRTAGGRGRTLSRDEEMHSSDYCPEERYDYTKLSDIVDNIRYDLIHLHHLLGQALEIAFEIYRIVERLSSVISPCEYGVTPMEKLQIGAKIAWNLLKKIQHDVSHQRVRMSPYTDQEKLLTSSNASTTHDRSSESTQNNVNVTKGSSPKTVTGEGGQRTVTRESGVRDSPKKVASSKATEYSSNAISGTTHVDSTSRHAVSGGNGQYDSGAQDTKNLNVSSSLEHLEYDIDFMVNNDTSASSIAVNSLASSGTYLDSSKIFETGKCFIGGVRPTEMYLFNSSTRTEILWYNMRIAKSVATGTKSKGDSRGKGKAYSSNSSDSGKDESVILNSYSLWSHLSPSNSMENITDKSVDVSKTTEMDSSTVVGADEAATSSSGSTKWASREDTSKAVPVMTGPKRSAAYNILTATGTIRGKNDGAGNMGSVNLTDLNQGWGWDEKIFDELVRLGTDDDLGIRSQQRVVRSRYYVTSASHMFSVFNFFKYAHLLDDSFDTNLKHIESINDLHYLSHIVLRVWRSRSSEGFFNRLEILVSSGAKDGFGQNLSLLEQSAKNQKNKYKRHIQRYKLRTLQSSNCSYCPITLNRSGSGRHVDTETVGRSNDAIGAFTGTGTMATGSDIVDKYNLMVTNPANKKFKCFKCFLEQYKLSEASAVSSPIKASAGKRTQKKDHASSNASNLDTAGSCASGVDNREDDGASNKTVPPYCELNNLVLMNRNFGLDRLNNLIQRTYEEIISKG; encoded by the exons ATGAAGTTCACCCTTGGCGTCTGCGCCATGGAATCCAAAGTAGAAAGCTCTCCAATGAAATCAATATTGAAACATTTGGAAGATTCTGGagattttataataatcattTTCCCAGAAGAG ATGATTTTGAATGAACCAATAACGAAATGGCCGGTAGTTGAATGCCTAATATCATTTTACTCAGTTAAATTTCCACAAGAAAAG GCCATTGAGTATGTAAAATTGGTTAAGCCAATAATATTGAATGATTTGGAGAAGCAAAGAATACTTAGATCGAGAATAAACGTATACAGAGAACTGCAG GCGTGCAGAATACCACACCCGAACTACCTGTTGGTGGACCACGAGATGGTGAAGAAGGGGCTGCACACATTCGAAGAGCACTACGACTACATCGTGTACAATAACGTGAGGCTGAATAAGCCGTTCATAGAAAAACCGATAGACTCGGACGACCACAATAACTGGATATATTACCCGAGTAACACAGGAGGAGGCTGCAAAAAGCTCTTTCGAAAAATACACGACAGAAGCAGCAAGTACTGCCCAGAAATACACAACGTCAGAAGAAACGGAACGTACATATACGAGGAGTTCATGTTGACATTCGGAACGGACATCAAGGTCTACGCAGTGGGATCGATGTTCGCACACGCAGAGGCGAGGAAGTCGCCGACGCTGGACGGGAAGGTGAAGAGGTACTCGGACGGAAAGGAGTACAGGTACCCAGTGATACTGACGAGCGAAGAGAAGACAATAGCCTACAGAATAGTGGACCACTTCAAGCAAACAGTGTGCGGATTCGACATCCTGCGCACGTTCGACGGGCCGTACGTCTGTGACGTAAACGGATGGTCGTTCGTTAAGAGGAACAAAAAGTATCACATAGACTGCTCGCAGATCATAAGAGCAATATTTCTGCTAAAGCTGCAGTCGAAATATAACATACTGATAGACGGGGTGCTACAAAATAAACCGACGGGGTACAAGCCCGTAGGAGCAGAGTCAGGATTACTGTCAGAAGGAGCGATAgaaacaaatacatatgAAAAACTGGAGGCAAGTGAAGCATCGGACGGGGCAGTAGACGAGTCAGGCGCCAAGGGACCCGGAAGAATGCAAAGTAGACCGAGAGACCAGGAAAAGtcgattaaaaataagtcGCACGAGGAGCTGTGCAGCGTAATCGTGGTCATGAGGCACGCAGACAGGAGGCCAAAGAACAAGTTGAAGTTCTTCACACAGCAGAAGGAGATACTAAACTATTTTAAGGGAAATGAGTCGGAAGTTAAGCTTAAGTCGACAGAGGAGCTGATAAAGCTGAATCAACTCAACGACCAGATAATAGAAGAGTTGGAGGAGC CGAACAGAGCAGCCACGACGTGCGTAGCAGCACTCAACAGAGCGAACAGTAACGCAGCAGGCCTGaacgagctgctggtggagtTGAACTACCACAAGGAGTTCCAGAGGATGCTCAGAAAGGGCTACGAGTTCTCAGGAATTAACAGAAAGGTGCAGTTAAAAGCAGTGTATAAGCCGAAGTCGGTGATGGACATGGACAAGTCAGGCACCAGGGAAGGAACAGAAAGCGCGAGCGGTGAAGGAATTTTCGTTGGCACCACGAAAGTAGGAGGAAGCACAGGGAGAGAGACCCCAGTGAGGCAGTTAGAAAAGGTGTTGGTGGTAGCAAAATGGGGAGGAGACCTGACGGACGTGGGAAAGTCGCAGGCGGAGGACCTGGGAAGAAGGCTGCGACAAACGCTGTACCCGGCGGACAGCAGCGCTCTCATAAGGCTGCACAGCACGTACCGCCACgactttaaaatattcagcAGCGACGAAGGAAGGTGCCAGATAACGGGAGCAGCCTTTACGAAGGGAATACTGGACCTGGAGGGAGAGCTCACGCCGATTCTGGTGGCAATGACGATCAGGAACAAGAAGGCCTaccagctgctgaacgagACTGTGGTGGTGGAGGAAAGGTCGAAGTGCAGATACAAGCTCGACGAGCTGATCACGCACCACGGCACGCCGGAGTACGACGAGATCCTGCAGGAGTTGTCTGAGAATGAGCGCTACTACTACAGCAAGGCGCTGGAGGACGCAGATTTTAGCCAGGACGACCTCGTGAACCTGTCAAACCTGATAAGGTACTACATCAACACGATTCACAGGGAGGAGACGATGTGGAGTTCACTGTACTCGGTGGACGACTACGCATTCCACATAGTGAATAAGCTGAGCTCGCTGCAGACGCGCTGGacgcagctgctgctgaagttcCACAGGCCATCGTTCGGAGGATTCGGCAGAGTTAAGAGCGGGGGCTTCTACAAGTCGCACCGGGGCCTGAACAGGGTCAACAGCAGTCTGCTGGAGCGAATATACGGGGACATCAGCGGGCTTGAGTTGGACAGTCTGTACGGAGCCAACACGCTGGATCCCAGCTGCGCCAAAAACATTGCCGCGAGCACGAGGGACGATAGAGGTGCGGACGCAGGACGTGGCGTGAGTAGGGTTTCTAGAACGCGCCATGGCACTGATGCTGGCATTAGGGGAGTAGCAGGAGACAATGGTGCCACCAAAACACAACGTGCGGGTCATGCCACTATAGAACTCAGGGGTAACGGTAGTAATAGAAATGACAACCCAGCAAATGGTGGTACTAGGGATGGTACTGCTGAAAATATGAAAGAGGCTTCATTTCAAAGTGGCACTAATTATTCCACCGGTATTCATGGAGGTAACAAGGAGCATGGCACTGTAGGTAATAACACAGGGGGCATGAGAACGGCAGGTGGCAGGGGGAGGACGCTGTCTAGAGACGAAGAAATGCACAGCAGCGACTACTGTCCAGAGGAGCGCTACGACTACACGAAGCTGAGCGACATAGTGGACAACATAAGGTACGACCTGATACACCTGCACCACCTGCTGGGACAGGCGCTGGAAATAGCCTTTGAAATATACAGAATAGTGGAGAGACTGAGCTCAGTGATATCGCCTTGCGAGTACGGAGTGACGCCCATGGAAAAGCTGCAAATAGGAGCGAAGATAGCAtggaacctgctgaagaagatacaACACGACGTTTCACACCAGAGAGTGAGAATGAGCCCGTACACGGATcaggagaagctgctgacgagTTCAAACGCAAGCACAACGCACGATAGAAGTTCAGAGTCGACTCAGAACAATGTGAACGTAACCAAGGGCAGTTCACCAAAAACAGTGACAGGGGAAGGCGGGCAAAGAACAGTGACAAGGGAAAGCGGAGTGCGAGATTCTCCTAAAAAGGTTGCCAGTAGTAAGGCCACCGAGTACTCGAGTAACGCAATTTCAGGTACCACGCACGTTGATAGTACAAGCAGGCACGCTGTAAGTGGTGGCAACGGGCAATACGACAGTGGTGCCCAGGACACGAAGAATTTGAACGTGAGCAGTAGTCTGGAGCACCTGGAGTACGACATCGACTTCATGGTCAACAACGACACGAGTGCCTCATCAATAGCAGTGAACAGCCTGGCAAGTTCAGGAACGTACCTGGACTCGAGTAAGATATTCGAAACTGGAAAGTGCTTCATCGGAGGAGTGAGGCCGACAGAGATGTACCTGTTCAACTCGAGCACGAGGACGGAGATACTTTGGTATAATATGCGCATTGCAAAATCAGTCG CCACAGGCACTAAAAGTAAAGGCGATAGCAGGGGTAAAGGGAAAGCATACAGTTCGAACAGCAGCGATAGCGGCAAGGATGAGTCGGTAATTCTTAACTCGTACAGCCTGTGGTCGCACTTGAGTCCAAGCAACAGCATGGAGAACATCACGGACAAGTCAGTAGACGTTTCTAAAACAACGGAAATGGACAGTAGTACAGTGGTCGGAGCTGACGAAGCGGCGACGAGTAGCTCGGGAAGCACTAAATGGGCTAGCAGAGAGGATACAAGTAAAGCAGTGCCAGTTATGACTGGGCCCAAAAGATCGGCTGCGTACAACATACTAACGGCAACGGGGACTATCAGAGGGAAGAATGACGGGGCGGGGAACATGGGAAGCGTAAATCTGACTGATTTGAACCAGGGCTGGGGCTGGGACGAAAAAATATTCGACGAACTGGTGAGACTGGGCACGGACGACGACCTGGGGATCAGGTCGCAGCAGAGAGTGGTGAGGTCGAGGTACTACGTGACCTCGGCCTCGCACATGTTCAGCGtcttcaacttcttcaaGTACGCGCACCTGCTCGACGACTCCTTCGACACGAACCTGAAGCACATAGAAAGCATCAACGACCTGCACTACCTCTCGCACATAGTGCTCAGGGTCTGGCGCAGCAGGAGCTCCGAGGGCTTCTTCAACAGACTGGAGATCCTGGTGAGCTCGGGAGCGAAGGACGGCTTCGGCCAGAACCTGAGTCTGCTGGAGCAGAGCGCGAAGAACCAGAAAAACAAGTACAAGCGCCACATACAGCGGTACAAGCTGAGGACGCTGCAGTCGTCGAACTGCAGTTACTGCCCAATCACGTTAAACAGGAGTGGCTCGGGCAGGCATGTTGACACTGAAACTGTTGGTAGGTCTAACGACGCCATAGGTGCTTTTACGGGCACTGGCACCATGGCAACTG GCAGTGACATAGTGGACAAGTATAACCTGATGGTTACCAACCCGGCAAACAAGAAATTTAAGTGCTTCAAGTGCTTTTTGGAGCAGTACAAACTGTCGGAAGCGAGCGCCGTCAGCAGTCCGATAAAGGCGTCGGCAGGCAAGAGAACGCAAAAGAAAGACCACGCGAGCTCGAATGCATC TAACCTTGACACTGCAGGAAGTTGCGCAAGTGGAGTGGACAACAGGGAGGACGACGGTGCCTCGAACAAGACCGTGCCGCCGTACTGCGAGTTGAACAACCTGGTGCTAATGAACAGGAACTTCGGCCTCGACCGCCTCAACAACCTGATTCAGAGGACGTACGAGGAGATCATTTCGAAGGGCTGa
- a CDS encoding phosphotyrosyl phosphatase activator protein, with translation MTDSTSDNNQDIDIIEFIQLLNKSVRNKRISELDLPNLNDLTEPVSDGETYTLRLCRLLNKVELLTVNHDPENYKNCRFGNTAFSTWLEEVTQVCDRLFLECKIEIQSEIYENAKKRFLNSFGNKTRIDYGTGHELEFVYFLKDLYTCKLVSENELESIVLVLLNRYFELVRRVSERYTLEPAGSKGAWGVDDYQFLPFIFGSSQLVSSTIEPSECLDIGFVTKYKNDYLFMRAMEYKIKMIKGVPIEIGSPMICNILTSCTWEKINSGLFQLYINDVQRLTAKKIVGR, from the exons ATGACGGATTCTACCAGTGATAATAATCAGGATATTGATATAATAGAGTTTATccaattattaaataaatcgGTAAGGAATAAAAGGATTTCTGAACTCGACCTTCCGAACTTAAATGATTTAACTGAACCAGTTAGTGATGGAgaaacatacacactacGACTATGTCgacttttaaataaagttgAACTATTAACAGTAAACCACGATCcagaaaattataaaaactgTCGATTTGGCAATACTGCATTTTCAACGTGGCTGGAGGAGGTGACCCAG GTGTGCGACCGGTTATTTTTGGAATGTAAGATAGAAATACAGTCAgaaatttatgaaaacgCTAAGAAACGCTTCTTAAACTCATTTGGTAATAAAACGAGAATAGATTACGGAACAG GACATGAACTtgaatttgtatattttttaaaggACCTGTATACGTGTAAATTGGTATCTGAAAATGAACTGGAGTCAATAGTATTAGTTCTGCTCAACAG ATACTTTGAACTCGTAAGGCGTGTGTCGGAGAGGTACACACTAGAACCTGCAGGAAGTAAGGGAGCCTGGGGAGTGGACGACTACCAGTTCCTCCCGTTTATATTTGGATCATCGCAGCTGGTATCAAGTACGATTGAGCCATCAGAA TGTCTGGACATAGGCTTTGTGaccaaatacaaaaatgattatttgtttatgaGAGCTAtggaatataaaataaag ATGATCAAGGGAGTGCCAATTGAAATAGGAAGTCCAATGATATGTAACATATTAACGTCCTGTACGtgggaaaaaataaacagtgGCCTCTTCCAACTGTACATCAATGATGTACAAAGGTTAACGGCGAAGAAGATAGTTGGCCGGTAG